In one Polaribacter sp. ALD11 genomic region, the following are encoded:
- a CDS encoding GLPGLI family protein, translating to MKPLFTLFLALITVSTFAQKDFQGKATYMSKSTIDLDNFSRNGQMSEARKKQITERMKSMLEKTFILTFDKTSSIYKEDAKLEAPGAGGGFRFGGLSGGGTKYKNTKDLIALESTEFFGKNFLISDVMERPEWELGSETKKIGEYVCYKATLTKDVNPLDLSNFRRGKDDDKKKDEKVDEAPKQIVITAWYTPQIPVSNGPGEYWGLPGLILEINEGRTTILCTEIVLNPGEKEAIEMPTKGKEITREEYTKTITQKMKEMRENFRGRGRNGGGRGRS from the coding sequence ATGAAACCATTATTTACATTATTTCTAGCATTGATAACCGTATCAACTTTTGCTCAAAAAGACTTTCAAGGAAAGGCTACTTACATGTCTAAATCTACCATAGATCTAGATAATTTTTCTAGAAACGGACAAATGTCTGAGGCTAGAAAAAAACAAATTACAGAAAGAATGAAATCTATGTTAGAAAAAACATTTATTCTAACTTTCGATAAAACGTCTTCTATCTACAAAGAAGATGCAAAATTAGAAGCACCAGGTGCCGGTGGTGGTTTTAGATTTGGAGGTTTATCTGGTGGTGGAACTAAATATAAAAACACCAAAGATTTAATAGCTTTAGAATCTACAGAATTTTTTGGTAAAAATTTTTTAATTTCTGATGTAATGGAAAGACCAGAATGGGAGCTAGGAAGTGAGACAAAGAAAATTGGAGAATATGTTTGTTACAAAGCAACACTTACTAAAGATGTAAACCCTTTAGATTTATCAAACTTTAGAAGAGGAAAAGATGATGATAAGAAAAAGGATGAAAAAGTTGATGAAGCACCGAAACAAATTGTAATAACGGCGTGGTACACACCCCAAATACCTGTAAGTAATGGTCCTGGAGAATACTGGGGTTTGCCAGGTTTAATTTTAGAAATTAACGAAGGTAGAACTACTATTTTATGCACAGAAATTGTTTTAAATCCTGGTGAAAAAGAAGCAATTGAAATGCCAACAAAAGGAAAAGAAATAACAAGAGAAGAATATACTAAAACGATTACCCAAAAGATGAAGGAAATGAGAGAAAATTTTAGAGGAAGAGGTAGAAATGGTGGAGGAAGAGGTAGATCTTAA